The following are from one region of the Mangifera indica cultivar Alphonso chromosome 14, CATAS_Mindica_2.1, whole genome shotgun sequence genome:
- the LOC123196047 gene encoding transcription factor GTE8-like isoform X2: MAKMMGESDRFSEGYYRNNTFQTAGESEGSGSSGRIDTEITPSEDSSAPTRKCININSANQDAFGVPMQILALSKISPPERKDLLKRLRIELEQIRIVIKKVELQRTNGIAVSSSSDILSCSNGQSGPQVEKLRKSSVMTSGPGKKMNNVGSKGHGWNHGTAGKTESAKIQPLLASTANILLMKQCETLLKRLMSHQYGWVFNKPVDVVKLNIPDYFTVIKHPMDLGTIKGKIASSAYSSPSEFLADVRLTFSNAMTYNPPGNDVHIMADTLRKFFEARWKAIEKKLPAPEAQLLPRKKGPYVDVGTVKAMPTAKKRKIETLHYEIVPEPVKPVMTAVEKQNLGKELESMLGEMPMHIIDFLREHSSDGGGTGEDEIEIDIDELSDDTLFTLRKLLDDFMEEKQKNLARAEPCEIELLNESGLSNSSMQQCKDDPANEDIDIGGNEPPVSSYPPVEIEKDTGIRSSKCVSSDSSSDSDSSSSTESESSGVKASTPINVSKVQEALSSGAQLDEKTSTGNPFDGNQSVSELDQGEHTSQQKPSSVESDYCQDGDSARSERQVSPGKLYRAALLKNRFADTILKAREKTLSQGDKGDPEKLRKEREELELQRRKEKVRLQAEANAAEEARRQAEEEAAAEAKRKREVEREAARQALLKMEKTVEINENSRFLEDLEMLRTAPAEHLPSSVDETSPDHSQDGLGSFKFRGSNPLEQLGLYMKDDDEEEEAEPPIVPNPLKDIEEGEID, translated from the exons ATGGCTAAGATGATGGGGGAGAGTGATAGGTTCTCAGAAGGGTATTACAGGAATAATACATTTCAGACTGCTGGTGAATCTGAGGGGTCTGGTAGCTCAGGACGGATTGACACAGAGATTACTCCTTCAGAGGATTCAAGTGCCCCAACTAGGAAGTGCATTAATATAAATTCTGCCAACCAAGATGCTTTTGGTGTTCCCATGCAAATTCTTGCTCTTTCAAAGATATCACCACCTGAAAGGAAGGACCTACTAAAAAGGTTGAGAATTGAACTTGAACAGATACGGATTGTTATAAAGAAAGTAGAGTTGCAAAGAACAAATGGGATTGCAGTATCTTCCTCTAGTGATATTCTTAGTTGTAGTAATGGTCAAAGTGGGCCTCAAGTTGAGAAGTTAAGAAAATCCTCAGTGATGACGAGTGGGCCaggtaagaaaatgaataatgtCGGTAGTAAAGGACATGGATGGAACCATGGTACTGCAGGAAAGACAGAGTCTGCAAAAATACAGCCTCTGTTAGCGAGCACTGCAAATATACTTTTGATGAAACAGTGTGAAACTCTGTTGAAACGGTTAATGTCTCATCAGTATGGCTGGGTTTTCAACAAACCTGTTGATGTGGTGAAGTTGAACATTCCAGATTACTTTACTGTTATTAAGCATCCAATGGATTTAGGAACAATAAAAGGAAAGATAGCTTCAAGTGCATACTCCAGTCCATCGGAATTTCTTGCTGATGTAAGGCTGACGTTTAGTAATGCAATGACCTATAATCCTCCTGGGAATGATGTCCATATTATGGCTGACACGCTGCGCAAATTTTTTGAAGCGAGGTGGAAAGCTATTGAGAAAAAATTACCAGCACCCGAGGCCCAATTATTGCCCAGAAAGAAAGGCCCCTATGTTGATGTAGGGACTGTTAAGGCAATGCCTACtgctaaaaagagaaaaatagaaacatTGCACTATGAAATTGTACCGGAGCCTGTTAAGCCAGTAATGACTGCTGTGGAGAAACAGAATCTAGGGAAAGAACTAGAGTCTATGCTGGGAGAAATGCCTATGCATATCATTGATTTCTTGAGGGAACATAGTTCTGATGGAGGAGGAACTGGAGAGGACGAAATTGAGATTGATATAGATGAGCTCAGTGATGATACCTTGTTCACGTTAAGGAAGCTTTTAGATGATTTTATggaagagaaacaaaagaaCCTGGCAAGAGCTGAACCCTGTGAAATAGAG TTGTTGAATGAATCAGGACTAAGCAATTCATCCATGCAACAAtgcaaag ATGACCCCGCTAATGAGGATATTGATATTGGTGGAAATGAGCCTCCTGTCTCAAGCTATCCTCCAGTGGAGATTGAAAAGGATACAGGAATTAGAAGTAGTAAATGTGTCAGTTCAGACAGCTCCAGTG ATTCAGACTCTAGCAGCTCTACTGAAAGTGAATCTAGTGGTGTTAAAGCGTCAACTCCCATCAATGTCTCAAAA GTACAAGAAGCCTTGAGTTCTGGAGCTCAATTAGATGAGAAGACAAGTACTGGCAACCCCTTTGATGGAAATC AATCTGTTAGCGAATTGGATCAGGGTGAACATACTTCCCAGCAAAAACCGAGCTCTGTTGAGTCAGATTATTGTCAAGATG GTGATAGTGCTCGCAGTGAGAGGCAGGTCTCTCCTGGAAAACTTTATCGGGCTGCTTTATTAAAGAATAGATTTGCAGATACCATTTTAAAAGCTCGGGAAAAAACTCTTTCACAG GGTGACAAAGGGGACCCTGAGAAATTGCGTAAGGAGAGAGAGGAACTTGAACTACAGCGACGGAAAG AAAAGGTTCGATTGCAAGCAGAAGCAAATGCTGCTGAAGAGGCTAGAAGGCAAGCTGAAGAAGAAGCTGCAGCTGAGGCTAAACGAAAGAGAGAGGTTGAGAGAGAAGCTGCACGACAGGCATTGCTGAAG ATGGAGAAGACGGTTGAAATTAATGAGAATTCTCGTTTCCTCGAAGACTTAGAAATGCTTAGGACTGCCCCTGCCGAACATTTACCAAGCTCTGTTGATGAGACTAGCCCTGACCACTCTCAGGATGGCTTGGGTAGTTTCAAGTTCAGAGGCAGCAATCCATTGGAACAACTTGGTTTATACATGAAAGACgatgatgaagaggaagaagcgGAACCGCCAATTGTTCCAAATCCTCTCAAGGACATCGAGGAAGGAGAGATTGACTAG
- the LOC123196047 gene encoding transcription factor GTE8-like isoform X1 has protein sequence MAKMMGESDRFSEGYYRNNTFQTAGESEGSGSSGRIDTEITPSEDSSAPTRKCININSANQDAFGVPMQILALSKISPPERKDLLKRLRIELEQIRIVIKKVELQRTNGIAVSSSSDILSCSNGQSGPQVEKLRKSSVMTSGPGKKMNNVGSKGHGWNHGTAGKTESAKIQPLLASTANILLMKQCETLLKRLMSHQYGWVFNKPVDVVKLNIPDYFTVIKHPMDLGTIKGKIASSAYSSPSEFLADVRLTFSNAMTYNPPGNDVHIMADTLRKFFEARWKAIEKKLPAPEAQLLPRKKGPYVDVGTVKAMPTAKKRKIETLHYEIVPEPVKPVMTAVEKQNLGKELESMLGEMPMHIIDFLREHSSDGGGTGEDEIEIDIDELSDDTLFTLRKLLDDFMEEKQKNLARAEPCEIELLNESGLSNSSMQQCKEDDPANEDIDIGGNEPPVSSYPPVEIEKDTGIRSSKCVSSDSSSDSDSSSSTESESSGVKASTPINVSKVQEALSSGAQLDEKTSTGNPFDGNQSVSELDQGEHTSQQKPSSVESDYCQDGDSARSERQVSPGKLYRAALLKNRFADTILKAREKTLSQGDKGDPEKLRKEREELELQRRKEKVRLQAEANAAEEARRQAEEEAAAEAKRKREVEREAARQALLKMEKTVEINENSRFLEDLEMLRTAPAEHLPSSVDETSPDHSQDGLGSFKFRGSNPLEQLGLYMKDDDEEEEAEPPIVPNPLKDIEEGEID, from the exons ATGGCTAAGATGATGGGGGAGAGTGATAGGTTCTCAGAAGGGTATTACAGGAATAATACATTTCAGACTGCTGGTGAATCTGAGGGGTCTGGTAGCTCAGGACGGATTGACACAGAGATTACTCCTTCAGAGGATTCAAGTGCCCCAACTAGGAAGTGCATTAATATAAATTCTGCCAACCAAGATGCTTTTGGTGTTCCCATGCAAATTCTTGCTCTTTCAAAGATATCACCACCTGAAAGGAAGGACCTACTAAAAAGGTTGAGAATTGAACTTGAACAGATACGGATTGTTATAAAGAAAGTAGAGTTGCAAAGAACAAATGGGATTGCAGTATCTTCCTCTAGTGATATTCTTAGTTGTAGTAATGGTCAAAGTGGGCCTCAAGTTGAGAAGTTAAGAAAATCCTCAGTGATGACGAGTGGGCCaggtaagaaaatgaataatgtCGGTAGTAAAGGACATGGATGGAACCATGGTACTGCAGGAAAGACAGAGTCTGCAAAAATACAGCCTCTGTTAGCGAGCACTGCAAATATACTTTTGATGAAACAGTGTGAAACTCTGTTGAAACGGTTAATGTCTCATCAGTATGGCTGGGTTTTCAACAAACCTGTTGATGTGGTGAAGTTGAACATTCCAGATTACTTTACTGTTATTAAGCATCCAATGGATTTAGGAACAATAAAAGGAAAGATAGCTTCAAGTGCATACTCCAGTCCATCGGAATTTCTTGCTGATGTAAGGCTGACGTTTAGTAATGCAATGACCTATAATCCTCCTGGGAATGATGTCCATATTATGGCTGACACGCTGCGCAAATTTTTTGAAGCGAGGTGGAAAGCTATTGAGAAAAAATTACCAGCACCCGAGGCCCAATTATTGCCCAGAAAGAAAGGCCCCTATGTTGATGTAGGGACTGTTAAGGCAATGCCTACtgctaaaaagagaaaaatagaaacatTGCACTATGAAATTGTACCGGAGCCTGTTAAGCCAGTAATGACTGCTGTGGAGAAACAGAATCTAGGGAAAGAACTAGAGTCTATGCTGGGAGAAATGCCTATGCATATCATTGATTTCTTGAGGGAACATAGTTCTGATGGAGGAGGAACTGGAGAGGACGAAATTGAGATTGATATAGATGAGCTCAGTGATGATACCTTGTTCACGTTAAGGAAGCTTTTAGATGATTTTATggaagagaaacaaaagaaCCTGGCAAGAGCTGAACCCTGTGAAATAGAG TTGTTGAATGAATCAGGACTAAGCAATTCATCCATGCAACAAtgcaaag AAGATGACCCCGCTAATGAGGATATTGATATTGGTGGAAATGAGCCTCCTGTCTCAAGCTATCCTCCAGTGGAGATTGAAAAGGATACAGGAATTAGAAGTAGTAAATGTGTCAGTTCAGACAGCTCCAGTG ATTCAGACTCTAGCAGCTCTACTGAAAGTGAATCTAGTGGTGTTAAAGCGTCAACTCCCATCAATGTCTCAAAA GTACAAGAAGCCTTGAGTTCTGGAGCTCAATTAGATGAGAAGACAAGTACTGGCAACCCCTTTGATGGAAATC AATCTGTTAGCGAATTGGATCAGGGTGAACATACTTCCCAGCAAAAACCGAGCTCTGTTGAGTCAGATTATTGTCAAGATG GTGATAGTGCTCGCAGTGAGAGGCAGGTCTCTCCTGGAAAACTTTATCGGGCTGCTTTATTAAAGAATAGATTTGCAGATACCATTTTAAAAGCTCGGGAAAAAACTCTTTCACAG GGTGACAAAGGGGACCCTGAGAAATTGCGTAAGGAGAGAGAGGAACTTGAACTACAGCGACGGAAAG AAAAGGTTCGATTGCAAGCAGAAGCAAATGCTGCTGAAGAGGCTAGAAGGCAAGCTGAAGAAGAAGCTGCAGCTGAGGCTAAACGAAAGAGAGAGGTTGAGAGAGAAGCTGCACGACAGGCATTGCTGAAG ATGGAGAAGACGGTTGAAATTAATGAGAATTCTCGTTTCCTCGAAGACTTAGAAATGCTTAGGACTGCCCCTGCCGAACATTTACCAAGCTCTGTTGATGAGACTAGCCCTGACCACTCTCAGGATGGCTTGGGTAGTTTCAAGTTCAGAGGCAGCAATCCATTGGAACAACTTGGTTTATACATGAAAGACgatgatgaagaggaagaagcgGAACCGCCAATTGTTCCAAATCCTCTCAAGGACATCGAGGAAGGAGAGATTGACTAG
- the LOC123196047 gene encoding transcription factor GTE8-like isoform X3 produces MAKMMGESDRFSEGYYRNNTFQTAGESEGSGSSGRIDTEITPSEDSSAPTRKCININSANQDAFGVPMQILALSKISPPERKDLLKRLRIELEQIRIVIKKVELQRTNGIAVSSSSDILSCSNGQSGPQVEKLRKSSVMTSGPGKKMNNVGSKGHGWNHGTAGKTESAKIQPLLASTANILLMKQCETLLKRLMSHQYGWVFNKPVDVVKLNIPDYFTVIKHPMDLGTIKGKIASSAYSSPSEFLADVRLTFSNAMTYNPPGNDVHIMADTLRKFFEARWKAIEKKLPAPEAQLLPRKKGPYVDVGTVKAMPTAKKRKIETLHYEIVPEPVKPVMTAVEKQNLGKELESMLGEMPMHIIDFLREHSSDGGGTGEDEIEIDIDELSDDTLFTLRKLLDDFMEEKQKNLARAEPCEIELLNESGLSNSSMQQCKEDDPANEDIDIGGNEPPVSSYPPVEIEKDTGIRSSKCVSSDSSSDSDSSSSTESESSGVKASTPINVSKVQEALSSGAQLDEKTSTGNPFDGNQSVSELDQGEHTSQQKPSSVESDYCQDGDSARSERQVSPGKLYRAALLKNRFADTILKAREKTLSQGDKGDPEKLRKEREELELQRRKEKVRLQAEANAAEEARRQAEEEAAAEAKRKREVEREAARQALLKDNLSYLCRWRRRLKLMRILVSSKT; encoded by the exons ATGGCTAAGATGATGGGGGAGAGTGATAGGTTCTCAGAAGGGTATTACAGGAATAATACATTTCAGACTGCTGGTGAATCTGAGGGGTCTGGTAGCTCAGGACGGATTGACACAGAGATTACTCCTTCAGAGGATTCAAGTGCCCCAACTAGGAAGTGCATTAATATAAATTCTGCCAACCAAGATGCTTTTGGTGTTCCCATGCAAATTCTTGCTCTTTCAAAGATATCACCACCTGAAAGGAAGGACCTACTAAAAAGGTTGAGAATTGAACTTGAACAGATACGGATTGTTATAAAGAAAGTAGAGTTGCAAAGAACAAATGGGATTGCAGTATCTTCCTCTAGTGATATTCTTAGTTGTAGTAATGGTCAAAGTGGGCCTCAAGTTGAGAAGTTAAGAAAATCCTCAGTGATGACGAGTGGGCCaggtaagaaaatgaataatgtCGGTAGTAAAGGACATGGATGGAACCATGGTACTGCAGGAAAGACAGAGTCTGCAAAAATACAGCCTCTGTTAGCGAGCACTGCAAATATACTTTTGATGAAACAGTGTGAAACTCTGTTGAAACGGTTAATGTCTCATCAGTATGGCTGGGTTTTCAACAAACCTGTTGATGTGGTGAAGTTGAACATTCCAGATTACTTTACTGTTATTAAGCATCCAATGGATTTAGGAACAATAAAAGGAAAGATAGCTTCAAGTGCATACTCCAGTCCATCGGAATTTCTTGCTGATGTAAGGCTGACGTTTAGTAATGCAATGACCTATAATCCTCCTGGGAATGATGTCCATATTATGGCTGACACGCTGCGCAAATTTTTTGAAGCGAGGTGGAAAGCTATTGAGAAAAAATTACCAGCACCCGAGGCCCAATTATTGCCCAGAAAGAAAGGCCCCTATGTTGATGTAGGGACTGTTAAGGCAATGCCTACtgctaaaaagagaaaaatagaaacatTGCACTATGAAATTGTACCGGAGCCTGTTAAGCCAGTAATGACTGCTGTGGAGAAACAGAATCTAGGGAAAGAACTAGAGTCTATGCTGGGAGAAATGCCTATGCATATCATTGATTTCTTGAGGGAACATAGTTCTGATGGAGGAGGAACTGGAGAGGACGAAATTGAGATTGATATAGATGAGCTCAGTGATGATACCTTGTTCACGTTAAGGAAGCTTTTAGATGATTTTATggaagagaaacaaaagaaCCTGGCAAGAGCTGAACCCTGTGAAATAGAG TTGTTGAATGAATCAGGACTAAGCAATTCATCCATGCAACAAtgcaaag AAGATGACCCCGCTAATGAGGATATTGATATTGGTGGAAATGAGCCTCCTGTCTCAAGCTATCCTCCAGTGGAGATTGAAAAGGATACAGGAATTAGAAGTAGTAAATGTGTCAGTTCAGACAGCTCCAGTG ATTCAGACTCTAGCAGCTCTACTGAAAGTGAATCTAGTGGTGTTAAAGCGTCAACTCCCATCAATGTCTCAAAA GTACAAGAAGCCTTGAGTTCTGGAGCTCAATTAGATGAGAAGACAAGTACTGGCAACCCCTTTGATGGAAATC AATCTGTTAGCGAATTGGATCAGGGTGAACATACTTCCCAGCAAAAACCGAGCTCTGTTGAGTCAGATTATTGTCAAGATG GTGATAGTGCTCGCAGTGAGAGGCAGGTCTCTCCTGGAAAACTTTATCGGGCTGCTTTATTAAAGAATAGATTTGCAGATACCATTTTAAAAGCTCGGGAAAAAACTCTTTCACAG GGTGACAAAGGGGACCCTGAGAAATTGCGTAAGGAGAGAGAGGAACTTGAACTACAGCGACGGAAAG AAAAGGTTCGATTGCAAGCAGAAGCAAATGCTGCTGAAGAGGCTAGAAGGCAAGCTGAAGAAGAAGCTGCAGCTGAGGCTAAACGAAAGAGAGAGGTTGAGAGAGAAGCTGCACGACAGGCATTGCTGAAG GACAATCTCTCGTATTTGTGCAGATGGAGAAGACGGTTGAAATTAATGAGAATTCTCGTTTCCTCGAAGACTTAG